In Ananas comosus cultivar F153 linkage group 10, ASM154086v1, whole genome shotgun sequence, the sequence GAATATTATTAATCCTTGCCAAATACAGCAGATAGATGACTGCTGTTCGAAGATAGACTGGActtacataataaaataaaccaaCACTAATTATTCTCTCACATGGTCTTAGCTCAGATAATTATTTGAATACTATTTTAAGAAGTAATAAACTCGAACTTTCACTGGATACTATTATGTCAGAACTAAAATATGCTCCACCATAAGTTTGCATTTAAGGTACTTCCCTAACTCTACCAAAGATCATAAAGGCACcttcttttttacttcttttcgATTTAGATGGATCTCCTTTTAAAATGTTGAGCATGCATGCGAAAGCTTTTTTTGACCTAATTGGTCAAGTATTTGTGAGTTGGAAATTTTGTTACCGCACATGTATACTACTTAATTTGATCAGTAAGCTATATATAGCAGAAGAAAAGCTAGCTACATGCACgagtaataaaaatttcatctacAAGCTCATCAGACGCTTTAGATGAATCCTGTTCGCAAAGCTCCTGCATGCCATGCAccaagttcaaaaaaaaaaaaaaaaaaaaactatatgcaATTCGTGCTTTTATATTAAAAGAGTCACTATAATGTGCGCGTTGGAGAATCGGAAGATGACTCCATTATATGTCGCTTAATTATATCTtggaattaataattttttttattggcaAAAGTTTTGTGTTGTTACTTGTTAATTACTGTGaaataattaagtatttatCTCTAGAAACTTATATACGGTATTTTAGTATGTCCATATTCAAAACGTCCTCAACTGTCTAGATATAATACTTATTGGTAGACCCGAgacataaaattaaaataaataaaaaattacataaaactaacAAATTTATGAGAGTCGAACTTAGAAcgttatgttctattactatatGTAAAGatagtgtgtatatataggAGAGAATTTAATGGCAAAGATAGATGATTTTGATGATACGAAACCATATTAAAAAGGTGATCGAGATCTTACCCTCGGTGAAGGCAACACTAGTGTGAGCGATCGCACACATTAGCAATAACGTTCCAACAATGGCTACAATTCCcatttttagagagaaagagagagagagagagagaggagagtagAGAGACGAGAAGTGATATGAATGAACGAGTGATGGTCGAGCGTACAGGGACGACACGGTGCTTAAATGGATGCCCGCCTCAGAAAAAACCCCTCGCTTTTCAACTTATCCTCGAAATTGCCATTCAACTGACGTATCTTGGTCCGATGACGATTCGTTTCCATTATTCGCACGTAATTTTAGGCTAAATATCACTGATTCCACCGCTAATTTACGCACCCATGTGCTGACCATCTCTAACTTGTTTCCGGTGCCCACTCTGGTGAGCACACGTATCACGTAGAAACTTAGCAAAGTTCTATTTTGTTGTAATAATATAAGTAAACGACGATTTTGTCCACGAGGAACATAGATTACATGAAGAAGAAAATCTACCGTGTCATATTAACAAAGGTATGCTATATTATtagtaacaaattaaatatattttatatcttggaaaaaatacaataaaaatatttttttattaattatgaagAAAcggaaaaaaatctaaaatgtatcaatttttttttgactaatatgatttttttttttgagagagataggtagcatgctacctgtttcgtctatttcatttggaaataaatttagctgaaaatgtgaattaactaggattcaaatttaagaCTCGAATATCAATCactaaattctttgccacttgatTTAGGGATGATAtttcaattaataaaattacggGTGTTCGTATGGAGCCTCCCCCGTGCCCAACATAAGGCACCAGAACCCACGATGATGCCCCGCATGGGGTAATTGACCTGCCTCCTTTCGGAGGGCTCTTTCgtcatttcatatatatatccacaATATCCGCGTGTAATAATAAGTGTTCAAGCTTTAATTACAGCCCTAACCTCGTTCTGCACACCAATCCTTAAACTCCGCCTTCTTTTATGAGCTGCAGAAGACCATTGCTCTTGGGGAGTATTCTGAAGTCATCTTTaatcaataaattatttaaaaataaccaCAAATTAATGACTAGGAATGGTAACTACTCACAATTAATGCATGCATGTTATCTTCATTTACGCATTTTACAATGATTATATAGGTTCTGCGATGCTACGATCGACTTAATTTTTGTGTCGGGCTTGTTTTGTGATGTTACTGTGCCGTATTAGTTCACCTTAACGATAATTACAAAAAACGTTACCATATGCTAATATGCAGATTCGGGTGAAGATTTTatatagagaaaataaaaattgaaggcTCAATTTCGATCTGTTAATAATAATTGTGATTTGAAatctattttatactattaacaCAATGGTTTACTAGCTACTATGGCGAACAACTGCATGAGATTTAACCTCATATATATGTAAAACATTAGTTTATTTGTTAATGCTCGACTCATTAATTAAGACGGTGGCATTAATTAATTGGAGTGTTTGAGATGGTTAAGTAGCTAGCAAGTGATCTTGACCACTGCATGCATGGCAGAGCATGTAACAAACCACATGGGCCGGATAGATCGTATAAAATGAAATgctacaaattaattaaaggtgCGAATGGGCCCAGAAATGCCTTCCCCAGCAGGTATATATCAGGAGGCACGCAGTACACCTCTGTCTTTAATGATCTCAGTGCTATGCAAGGCATTAAGCATGCAACAGTGCATGGTGGAAACTTGTTCTTGTTAAACACTATCTCAAAGATGAGTCGCGCATCTTATTCTCCTCATTTTATGTATTAATCCGAGGTCGGCATAGGTGCCTTCTTTGCAGGGAATCATGCATGTGCTCTTCTGATGCTTATCATGTGCTAATTGAACTTGGAAATTTGTGGGCTTCAGCATGCATGTGGGGCGCACGTGGTTGTTCAACGATGCGGACGAACAACAATTTGTTGGCTTAATTAATTTCCagttagataataataattaacaagAAGAGTTATGCGTTTTGATGATGGAGATCGCTATATCAAATTTACGACAGATTAAAATTCGAATGGaaaaaatgtaatagttagcGGGACTGATTATGACACCAATTAACAGAAGGCCCAAGGTTTTCAGATGAAGCAAGTCGTAGAACACGGATCGAGCTGGCATTTGCATTGGCCACTGAGCATGCAATCGGTGCTGGCGGTGGCAGGCCGGTGTTTCTTCGTCAGATAACTGTTAAGTCGTGCTCCGATGCATAGCCAACCGGACCTAATCCCACAAGGCCGTACGTAACATGCAGTAACCACCGACCGCCGTCCTGCAAACTCAGAAAAGCAATTCAAGGCCCTTTTACTCTCTGCTAGATCTCTTATTTCGAAAATCGATATTAATAGAATACTTGTATTATTTACAGTAGAGATTTATTGCATAGAGCCAAGATTCGGAATGTTTTTGTAGAAGTGTTGGCAATActcttttctttctcaaaaGCGACATTGCTTTGAATGCAGTCACATGAAGTTGCTGTCGATCGACATAGAGCAGTGGGCATAATTGGATCATTAACTCATTTTCCAGCATTTCCGGCCATATCGTATATGTGATGCAGACGCGAGCGTACATTAATTTAGGACTGAATCTCTGGTATCTGAGATAAGGTTCGCCACTGGCtattattatatcatttattttatgaGTCAATTATTGCAGATATAGTTATAGCGTATATCTTATCATCACATCAGAGCCTTTATTAATGCACATAAGCCTAACACTCCTCCTATCTATATATGTATGGTTTTATTTCTTTCGATTTCCTGTCGAAGGAAATTCTTTTCAGAGAGTTGTTAGGTATCTTTTTATGTTGAACTCCAGCTGGTATAACAATCTTAGGTTTTCTTGACTTTTTAAGTCAGGTATTTTAGTCCACCTTTGTTTCGACCTTACTAGCGCGCAAACCAATGCCAAAACTTACCAAAAGGCCCATTCAGTTTGTGATAATTTTTCTCAAACTTGGTATgcgagagttttttttttttttttttttgttgtacatCTATTGATTAAGCCACTTATACGAAAAGCGAGATAGAGCTAAGTCGACCAAAATGCTTGATACAATGAAGGACATTGCATCCTCCTTTTATAACGAAGGATTGGATTCGAAGACTATGTCACTATGCATAGGAAGTTCCTATAGAACGTAAAATAATATTGCTCGAAATTTACTGACCGTTtttagagtaagtggcaaagaacttaatagttggtatccgagacccaagttcgaatcttatttgattcacatttctagctaattttattttctaaatgaaataaacgaagcaggtagcgtgctacttatctctcaaaaaaaaatatattgcttgaaattttcttttcattagtTAGTTTAGCAATCGAAAGGAAAAccatcaaattattattttttagggaGAAAGATAACATGCTGCCTACtttccgcttcgtttatttcttttaaaaataaatttagctagaaatatgatcaattaaaattcaaatttgagatatcagataccaaccatcaaaccctttatCATTTGTACTGAAATACAGTCGATACCACCGACTGTTCCTagagttggtacccgaggtaccaagttcgaatcctagttgattcatatttctagctaagtttatttctaaataaaataagcgAAACGGATAGGGTgcttaggggtggcaatccggctcgctgttcgcgagccagctcgtgttcagctcgaaatgaactcgagatcggctcgctcatttaataaacgagccgaacacgagttaaggtcagctcactcgtgtttggctcgataacagctcgaatacatatattttatatttacataatttatttaatttatatttttatatataataaataattatatataatatatatttttattatttaaattttagcaaaataaaaatatatgcgagcttaattataaaaagactcatttatacgtaaagttttaactattagatcaaagtctaatggataagattttataaatttattttttttatatatttaatataatttttttaatttattatttgttggccagctcgtgagccagctcgtgttcggctcgttaataaacatagcgaacacgagctgaatttttcggctcgatattttaacgagtcagctcgtgttcggctcgtttacactcctaagcgtgctacctatctctggaaaaaagaaaagaaaagaaaagaaaagaaatacagTCGATACCAAACTGTCATTTTTGCTTTCCATAAAAACGCGTGTTAGTAGGAACCTCGAATGTTAGGCACTATGCTCCCACTGTTTTGCCAAACTGGTCCCTGCTTACTGTGGGCTTGGATTGAGATGTCCTTTATACTCCTAGTCGGGTCGAATGTGGTTCGTATAGGTGGTGATAGGCTAGAGCCTAACCCATTAGCGCTGAACCCAACACTTCACCCGAACACAACAGTCGCAGCTGCGAGAGGAAAACCAGCCCACGGGTTTCTTCTCCAACTTTTCCTCTTCCGAGCTGTCAAGGGTTTCAATGGCGTCGTCTTCCTCCTCCGAATTCTCCTCTGGGTAATTCAAACCCTAGCCATTAATTCCATTGCTAATGTAGAGATCAGATCCGATTTTATACGAATCGATATGATTAATCCTTAATTATTCTATTCTCTCTGTGGAAGAGATGTTGCCGTGAAGAAGCAACAGCGCCATGGCCCCCAATTCAAGTTCCTCGTGCCCCTTATTTATGCTCCGATCCTTCCTTTGAGTACGTTAATTTTCacttatttctcctcttattttaGGTTACTTAATTTGTCTTTGCGTAGATTCGACTTGTAGTTTTTGTTGTTTCAATTCGAAACACTGATTGCTTTGTaactttttggttttgtttttcgtATGGATTCATTAACAGTTCGAATAGGTCTGAGGCACAATCCAGTTGTGAGGGATCGGCTCTTCTTCGGAGTTCTCGCTGGTGCTTTCGCTCACGGCGCATATTTGGTGTATCCTTCCTTCTCTCTTACAAACTCTATACTCGTACAATGGCATCATACTTTAATTTCCTTggtaaagtttgaattttatgtTTAAGTGGAGGCATAGTATATCTGTAATGAAATTGCTGGCGATAGATACATTTCTTATTTATCTGTAATGAGATTGCTGGCGATAGATACATTTCTCATTTATCTCCATTAATTAAGTAGATATCATCTGGTAACTCCTTATAAAAGACCCTATAAAGAGTGTTTTGGATGCTCTTCATCCAACCAACTAGTTCCTTCTAGAATTTACATTTTCTTCGGAGATGATATTTTAGTTTAGGTtgacgaaaaaaaaagtttccttATTTAAAGGTTACCTTAGCATTAGCAGTTAAGATCGGCCGCATCTGTCTGATGTTAACTAGTAGATTCAAATATGTTGAGACAGATAACAATGTTAGATGAATGGTTGGTTGAATTCTTTGGTAAGACAGTTCAATATGAGAGTATTAGGCGTGGCACCATGTTTCTATGTGGTTATATTATGTGACTTTCACATTAGCAGGTTAGATTAATTTCACCTACATAAAAAGAAACGGACATATTAGCTGTGAGCAAATACTAGCTAATATTTAATCATCAAGCAGTGACAAAATTTCACCCTCTTAGATCTTTGTAGTTTGTAACTAATGTTTCCTTAAAATGCATCATTCTACCTCTGTTAATATAGTGTTTGTACAATATGAAGAAACAATGATAGGGTACTTTGTACAGGATAAATCCTACAACTTGTTTATCCTTGATATTTCCTCAGAACTGATCTATATGACATTGAGAGTAA encodes:
- the LOC109716355 gene encoding uncharacterized protein LOC109716355 — protein: MASSSSSEFSSGDVAVKKQQRHGPQFKFLVPLIYAPILPLIRIGLRHNPVVRDRLFFGVLAGAFAHGAYLVTDLYDIESK